The DNA region AAATTAAAGCCAgaggtgctttctttttttaaaaaaaaaaattttaagacagggtcttgctatgttgctcaggcagtctcaaactccaagcctcaagtgatcctctaaactttccctcccaaagtgttgggattataggcgtaagccaccatgcccagcctaaattatTTACTTAATGCAGATTCTTTGGGTTCCAATGATGAAGATGACATGTTCTGTGTGACAGCAAGATGAACAAGGCAGTCCCAGCTTTAGGGAACTAACAGGTGGCTGGATGAGCAGATTGTCTAGGGCTCAAGTGGTCGCCAGCCCAGGTCTCCTGAATCCTAGGTGAGGCCCCTCCCAGCTAGGTGGGACCGTTTCCTCCCAGTAGAGGCCAAAGGTGCTCTctattcacctttttttttttttaagacaggatcttgctttgtcatccaagTTGGAGTAccgtgacatgatcatggcttactgcagcttgaccccctgggctcaagtgatccttccacctcagcctcctgagtagctggaatcacaggcacatgccaccacacctggctaactttttgatttttagtaaagatgaggacattgcccaggttggccttgaacacctggcctcaagcaatcctcttgccttggccatccaaagtgctgggattacatgcatgagccaccaaggcTAAGGCTAGCCTCTATGCACCTCTTGATATATGCAAGACAGTGATTCTCCAAAGACCCCTCCCCTTGTTTCAAGCAGAGTCAACAAAAATCCTCTCACATACTACCATGAATATAGTTAGCAAATGCTGCCCTAAGCAACAGAAAAGCTTGGGGAGAGGGGGTAGTTGTTTACCAACCTATCAACAAGTACTTATCTGCCATTCCAGTGCTTTCACAAATTCTTAGACATCAACAATATTCTGcgtcttaattttaatgtatttctggCTAGGGCAATAAGGAGCAGAAGAAGTAACTGGGAGCATGGTGGGTTTCAGTAAATTTAAGTGCCCTCTTTCCCTACTAATCCTTCATTCATAAGCACTTCCTATTTCCTCCAGTCTGATGCTTCCTGCATTATAATCGGTGTTTCTATAGGACTTCATAATTTTCAAAGGCCTTTGCATTCcatctcatttaaccttcatcACCATCTTTATAAACAAGGCATAGTACCCCATCCTTGCAGATGAAAAAGCCTAGCTCTAcagattgaatgaatgaagacaggGAAAGTGATACTATTATAGTTACTGGTGTCAGTAATAAATAGTATAGGTAGAAAAAAGCTTCCAGTTTGCTGTTCCTTGTAGGCTGTCGTCTAGCCGTTTCACAGTGGAGGCAGAGTGCGCATCATACACTTCTCCATGCTGGCAACAGTAGAAGTAATGATACTTATCAAATGGATGTTTAACCAAAGTTGGGATATAACTATCAGACTTCAAGCTCTCTTTCTACAAAGACCATAATATAGCAGTTTTCATAAGAAAGATGTCAACTGCAACATTCCcccattattattttctaaaatacattagAATGTAAGAAAACGTAAATTATTATAAGCACTGTTAAATAATCAAAAATGAATTCACTATTTCTAAAAATGCtttaccagcctgaccaacccagtaagactccatctctgcaaaaaaattttaaaattaggccgggtacagtggctcaggcttgtaatcgcagcactttgggaggctgaggtgggcggatcacaaggtcaggagtttgaaaccagcttggccaataccatgaaaccccgtctctactaaaaatacaaaaaaattagctggatgtggtggtgggcacctgtactcccagctacttgggaggctgaggcaggagaattgcttgaacctgggaggcagaggttgcagtgggctgagagagtgccactgcactccagccaaggtgacagagcgagactccatctcaaaaaaaaaaattagctgagcacagtggcacatgcctataatcccagcactttgggagtctatgacaggaggattgtttgagcccaggagtttgagaccagctgtgCAACACTGCGAAACCtcattgttataaaaaataaaaataagctagctagactgaggtaggaggattgcttgagcctggtaggtcGAGGCTGcgatgagctgtgattgtgccactgcactccaagctaggtgacagagacagaccctgtctcagaaaaacaaaaacgaaaaaggACAAACACCTGAGGCATGTGTCCTGCGGTAAACGGCAGGGATGGTGGCGGTGGGGTTAGATGCACTGGGAACATCTAAGGAAAACTTGGCTCTGCTGCGGCTCTACTCCCAGTAAGTTGCCATGTCCTCAGGCAAGACACAAAGACGTAGTTTAAACTGAAATTTGttctgtatacttaaaaaaaaattttttttaagatggaatctcactctgtcatccaggctggagtgcagtggcatgatcttggctcactgcaacctctgcctcccgggttcaagcgattctcccacctcagcctccccagtagctgggattacaggcgtgcaccaccatgcccagctagtttttgatttttttttttgagacagtctcactgtgttgcccaggctggaaggcagtggtgcaatctcggctcattgcaacctccacctcctgggttcaagcaattctcctgcctcagcctcccaaatagctgggattacaggtgtgtaccaccatgcccagctagtttttgtacttttagtagaaacggggtttcaccattttggccaggctagtctcgaactcctgacctcaagtgatccactcacatcggcctcccaaagtgatgggattatgagccactgtgcctggcctaatttttgtatgtttagtagagactggctttcaccatgttagccaggctggcctcaaactcctaatggcaagcaatccacctgcttcagcttcccaaagtgccggaattacaggtctgagccacagcacctggcctgttaCCATATACTTTTATAGCATAGTACTTCACATTGATTAAAGGGCCCTCATACTAACTGTGTCATTTAACATACACAGCAGCCAAGCAAAGGAGACAGGACAAACACTAGGGTCCCATTTCTGAGGCTGAGTGCAgtaatggaaaaaataagagtTTTTATGAATAAGAcaatctgagttcaaatccaggAATCTTGTTCAACTTTTCAGAGCCTTAGTTTCATACCAAGTAAAACGTAGACAGTACATACACCTCATAGTCTTTTAGAATGAGTCAAAGATTGAGTACTGCCTGTATATAGTAATTAATGTTTCCTTTCGTCATTCCACAGGAATAAGGGCTACAAGTTCACACACCTACTCTGAATGTAAAGCTCCAAGGAGATTATCTTTCAACTCCCATGCTCAACCTCTCCGTGTTCAGATTCAAGAATGTAACTCAGCATCTCTTTAGAAGGTGTTTAAAAGATTGTCACTGAGATGCTCTACTAGAAATTTTTTGTTCAAGTAGATTTGTGAAATGTCACTCTCCTGAAATCTCACAAAGTATGTAtgcgtgtatatatgtataccaaAGGTGTTGAGAAATCATGCAAGAAAGAAATCTATTGAACTCATTCTGATTAGCATTTCCCAAAAGAGCATTTAACAGAATCCTTTTTTACATAATTACCATAAACATCCACACAGACCTTTCTTTTAACCATGCTTTTAGGAACAATGGTTTTGATAAATTCATGTCTAACAAATTATAATAGATAATAGGTTAACAATATTAATAACTAGTAACAGATATTATCATAGGACAGGGCACAAGAAATTATCCTTTAAACGAGATCCCTGAATCATTCTTCTGCAGCCAGTACTGAATTTGCACATTGCCTGACGTCAAACTTGGAAAAAATTGTTTAGGCAactaagacatttttattttcagatctcAGAATAAGTCTGCCACAGACACAAAGATTCCAAGAAGTGGCTCATAATGTCATCCAGCAGAAGGGACACTTGGGGAAAAAGGTGGGGGAGGAGTATTATGTTTTGTTGCAAAATTGATGTATGCTGTAACTTATTTCTCAAATTTACATTCAAAAATGGTAGAATCTAATAATCTAACGCCACATCACTACCTCTCCTGTCCTTACCCCTGGTCTCCTGATGACAgtagaaagcaagagagagcCAGAATGGAACAAGTGAGCTGTTAACtataaactacaaaaatgagGACTCCTTTTATCTTTGAAAACCAACAAAGTGGTTACTCTGccaccaagggaaaaaaaaaaaaaaaggaaattaatacaaTCATCAGTATTTGTCCTGAAATTTTCCACAGAGGTCTCTGGTGTGATTAAAAATGTGggcaaggccaggcgtggtggctcactcctgtaatcccaggagtttgggaggccgaaaagggtggatcatctaaggtcagaccagcctggtcaacatggcaaaaccctgtctctactacaaatacaaaaattagcataggctgaggcaccagaattccctgaacccaggaggtggaggttgcgccactgtactccagcctgggagacagaacaagactctgtctcaaacaaaacaaaacaaaacaaaacaaaaggtggAGAAAAGGCCccgtgcagtggctgacacctgtaatcccagcactttgggaggctgaggtgggtgaatcgtgtgaggtcaggagttcaagaccagcctggtgaaactctctttctactaaaaatacaaaaattagccaggcatggtggcacatgcctgtaatcccagttactcaagaggctgagatataagaatcgcttgaacctgggaggcggaagtgagttcatcccactgcattccagcctgggcaacagagcgagactctgcctcaaaaacaaaaacaaaaaagtggagAAAATGCTAAACTCGATTTCTTCTGAACCTATGCTAAGATGTCAAGGTACTATGATTCTTCTAGAAAAGCTTTAAGTGGCTGTTATGTTTAGAGTCCTAAAAGTGTACATGGATTTTATATTATAACCTACATCAAGAAACTCATTCAGGCCAGGCACCTTGGCTCacctttgggaggcaaagatgggcagatcacttgagcccaggaatttcagaccagcctgagaaacatggtgaaaccctgtttctattaaaaaaaaaaaaaaatacaaaaatcagacaggcatggtggctcacccttcagtcccaactactccagaggctgaggcaggaggatgccttAAGCCCAGGgaagtcgaggctgtagtgagctgtgatcgtaccactgcactccactgcagccagggcaacagagtgagactgtttcaaaaaacaaacaaacaaaaaacattcacaggtaattttttaaaaaatgaaaaccaaaatagaatttaaaacccAAGGTGCTCGGTTTCCTGGAAGATGGATGTTTTCTACTTTGTAATATACTTTGTATATCTCGACTATTACTGTATATGCAAGCACCTCTAAGAAGTACTTGTATCTGCAATGAATTCTTAAACCTCAGGAAGCCAAATAAAAAGGCCAGGCCCAAGGaattctttcaaaaattaaagtaacatttcctatttatttattctaagagGCAAAGAATAAAGAAGTAATCCGCTATAACGCAGAGTTGTGAGCTTAGATGCAGACAAGTGCTGGTTCACAGTGACATCCTAGAAGGAATGCTCTGGATAAGAGCTTCAAGCTTCTATGGTTTTCTGAGGAAAGTGAACAGAATCTAGACGTGTCCTATACCTCAAAAAATCAGTGCTGTGGCCCACAGAGCCTGACAGAGTAAAATAATACAGTGTGCAGTTCGGGAAGGGGTGAAGAGGAACCTCAATCGCCCGACACCAGGGCCACCTGAAAAGTCATCTTAACACTTCGTCTTTCCATTTTAAGACTGGAAGCTTCAAGGACCATTAAATCGCTGCCGCTGCCACGCCAGGAACGAAGGACCAGAAAGGCCGCTCTCACCTGCAGAAGCGACCGGGTGCTCACCTGCCGGGCCAGGAGGCCTGCATCGTCACACCCCGCCCGGGTTGACCTGCTCCTCGGCGATTTTTAGCGTCATCTTCCATCCCTTCCCACCCATCTGGATCCAACCAAGAGCAAGGGCGGGGGAGGGAGAAGCTAGTGCCGCGAGGAAAAGCATTCCTTCAAGCCTCCGCAGGCTTTCTGTCCTTCCTCCCGATTCCACGGAAGAGGCAAAGCCACGCCACCTCTCCTAACCCTTGTCTCTAACGCAAGGCCTgcaatacttagaaaaaaaatgactttttaagtAAAAGTAACATCCCTGCTCACTTCCGCCCCTCACCTTCACGAAAGCAATCGGGGTTGTGGTACCTTCGATATCTAACAGAATCACGGTGACTTCAGCGGGCACCGAAAGCACGACCATTTCCCTTCCGGATGCTACTACCGGACTCGGCCTACTGTTGGGGAGGGCGGAGGGCGGCGGCGCCAGCTGCGGCTGCGGCCCCCGGTACAGTCCTGGGCTTCCAATGGCCCAGTGCGATCTCGGAGCCAACGACCAAGTGCAGCCTGCCACGCGTGGGGAGAGGACACCTCTGCACACCTGGACCTGGAACTGGAACTGGAAAAGGAAGCCGCCCAGGAGCCCTGAACTCGTGAGCAGTACTGGGAAGGAGCCCGAGACCACGTGGGCAGGAAAAGGGGCGGCCCTCGCTGGGTTCGGCGGGGCTGGGAGGCTGAAAGCGCCAGCGCCGATTGGCCGCCGTCGGACCTCAAACGCGATCCGTCAAAATGGGCCTCGCGTGGGCGGGAACAAAGAAGTGAACGCGGGAGCTCGCTACGCGAGCGCGCCTTCCGCAGACTGGTTGAACGAGCTGGAGAGGCTCGGGGCACGTGCAGACGGGAGCCACGCGAGTGGCGCGCCGGGGATGTGAGTGCCCCTTGCCTtctactgcacccggccccctccccacccaccgcaTCCTACTTTGCATAGATACAGTCATCTGGCCAGCCCCCGCCCCTCCTCCCGGCGTCCGCCCGCCAAAGAGGTCGCGCTGGGCCCGGGCTTTGGCCGATCTGCTGGGGAGGCCCGCCGCGCCCCCTTGGCCCGCTAGCCCGGGGCCACAGCGGAAGAGGCGCCCGCGCAGCGCTGCCCGGAGGGGCCGTCGCGCGCCCGCTTCCTGTTCGGCTGGTTCCAGCCAGCTCGGGAACAAAACACGCGTGCGCGCGGCGGGCGAACGCGCTCGCCGCCTCAGCCCCCAGCGCCGGGCGCAATCCGCCTTTTTCCGGAGCAGCCCGGCCGCGGTGCTAGTCGGTAGCAGCGGCCGCCGCAGCGGCTCCTCACTAGCGAACCAAGGGCAGAAAAAGGCGGGGTTGACGGCTCTTTGGTAGGAGTAGGCTGGACCGGACGCCAGAGACAAAGGCTCCCAAGGCAAGAGGGACTGTGGCCCTGCGTCGGCGCTGCTCGGGACTGCTGACCCCAGGACTTTACGCCCCTTCGTTTTTCTCTTCTGATTCCTCTCTCATCCCAAGCCTACGTCCCCTCACGCGTGGCCTCGCTCCTCGCCGGGAGGGCCGCGATGGAGGTCCCGCCTCGGCTTTCCCATGTGCCGCCGCCATTGTTCCCCTCCGCTCCCGCTACTTTAGCCTCCCGCAACCTCTCCCATTGGCGGCCGCGGGCGCCGCGACAGCTTGCCCCGCTCCTCCCTTCGCTCGCTGCCAGCTCCGCCCGGCAGGGGGCGCGCCGGGCCCAGCGCCACGTCACCGCCCAGCAGCCCTCCCGATTGGCGGGCGGGGCAGCTATAAAGGGAGGGCGCAGGCGGCGCCCGGATCTCTTCCGCCGCCATTTTAAATCCGGCTCCATACAACGCTCCGCCGCTGCTGCTGCCGCGACCCGGACTGCGCGCCAGCACCCCCCTGCCGACAGCTCCGCCGCTATGGAGGACATGAACGAGTACAGCAACATAGAGGAATTCGCAGAGGGATCCAAGATCAATGCGAGCAAGAATCAGCAGGATGACGGGTACCGCACGCTTCTTCCCCCACTCTCCCTACCCCAGCGCGCCGCACCCGCCCTTCGTCTCTCGGGATCCTCGCGCCGCCCCCATTCTTTCTCGGAGTCGATTCTCCGCGTGCCCGCTGGGCCCCACTAGCTTGGAGGGAAGAGGAAAGTAAGAGATCAAGGAGGTGACTGGAGAGGCCGGgaagagtgggggaagggcggAGGGGTTGAAGGAGGAGGGCGGTGGCGTCTGTGTCCCGAGTGCGCAGGCGCCGCGTGGGACCCGGGGGGAGGGGCCGGCTTCTCTGCGCCGCACGCTGCAGCTGCGGCCGCCTCTTCATTGTGTCTCTCTTAACACTCGGCGCGGTTTTCCTGGGAAGAGTTTAGAGGACTGTGAGTTCGGGCACAAGCAGGCGACTGGTACCCAGATTCCCAGAACGTGTTATGATTGATGAGTTCTCTCGGTGGAACGTTGGCTTGACAGCTGAGGACGAGGGTGGACCTAAGATGTGAGGAATTCGTCCTGGAAGTTGGGCCTTCCACTCAAAGGAATCTGGGCAGAACCTTTACCATATCCTATTGGTCTCCTTTGAGCTTTGCTTTATACGGTGCAGAGAGCGATCTGTCCGCTGGTTTGAGTAATTCGGTTGGGATATTGGGATGTTTGTGGTCTGTTGACTTGTGTGACATAGGTTAAGTGTAAACAGATTTAAGTTGCTAACACGAGATAAATGTCCATGTTTTCACGATTTAATTAATTCCAGAACTGAAGGAGTCACTTGAGTTAttgctaaacttttttttttaaacttttatttctagtAAAATGTTTATTGGAGGCTTGAGCTGGGATACAAGCAAAAAAGATCTGACTGAATATTTGTCTCGATTTGGGGAAGTTGTAGACTGCACAATTAAAACAGATCCAGTCACTGGGAGATCAAGAGGATTTGGATTTGTGCTTTTCAAAGATGCTGCTAGTGTTGATAAGGTAGGAACTGTTGTGCAATGTGCTGCTTTTGTGGTATTTTGCAAATTTTTCTGGGGGTTATATGCTGCCGTCAGATTAAATAAATCTGTCTTACAGGTTTTGGAACTGAAAGAACACAAACTGGATGGCAAATTGATAGATCCCAAAAGGGCCAAAGCTTTAAAAGGGAAAGAACCTCCCAAAAAGGTTTTTGTGGGTGGATTGAGCCCGGATACTTCTGAAGAacaaattaaagaatattttggaGCCTTTGGAGAGGTGTGTGATTATGTTTACACATGTTAAGCTTAAtgtgtttataaaatgttaattccTGGTCTGTTTCATATAGGGCAGATTCATGTTTCATGTGAGGGTAGGATTAAATGACTGCTCACGTCGCTTCCAGACTGTACCTTGATTTGATGGCTGCTCTCATAGAAGTCCAACTATCTAATTAATTTAACCAAAACGTGGGTACTTAAATGTGGTCAGTTTTTGGACTGGTTAACTAGTGGCATCTTTGCTGTATAAAATAATCCTAAAGGATGTTTTACTTTTCTCTCAGTGCTTCACATGTACAACAAACCACTGTAGGCTGATGTTGATCATAAAGCAGTGCTGTCTGTATAGAAGTCATCTTATAAGATTAAAATCTTTAAGTTGAAGCTTGAAAAGGACCTGTGGCATTCGGACACTCTGGTAGCATTTTACAATTATGGAATGACCTTGAGTGTGCATCTCGATTTCAGATTGAAAACATTGAACTTCCCATGGATACAAAAACAAATGAGAGAAGAGGATTTTGTTTTATCACATATACCGATGAAGAGCCAGTAAAAAAATTGTTAGAAAGCAGATATCATCAGATTGGTTCTGGGAAGGTAAAGCCATTTAAGtactttaaatgaaaattttaaggggtggttttgtgtgtgtgtgtgtgtgagagagagaatttcTCAGTGTGTTTGAGAATAATGATTTGACTTTTTAGAACTTaagtaaaaattctatttttatgttttttaatttgtttatagtGTGAAATAAAAGTTGCACAACCCAAAGAGGTATATaggcagcaacagcaacaacaaaaaggtggAAGAGGTGCTGCAGCTGGTGGACGAGGTGGTACAAGGGGTCGTGGCCGAGGTGAGACTTAATTCTTGAAATATGACTCCATGGTTTATTTAAGCTGTATACTGCTAAATATGAGTAATCCTGTAAGAAAGTAAAACTTGCGAGGGAAAATGTTCAGCTTAGTGGGGGTTGTGTGTGGTGGTTTTTTCTTGTGAGCTCACTGgtttcaaaaaaacttaaaagtatgGCCACTTTGAGAATTAGTGTCATCACTGATAGGAGACGTGTACCATTACATGTTATACACCATGGCATGATAGGTTTCCTTGGGCAGGAGTCCTTGTTTTAAACAGAACAGTGTACCTCTCTTCAgctttaatgaaaaatttaatgATTTGCCATTAAATTTAGGAAGCTTGATACTGGCACAATTGGACTTTCTGCCCCCTTTTTTATAACAGCtggaaaaatactttttcaagCAGATAGCAATAAATGTGTCCATTCTGCCCTTTAAGATTTGCAGAGTGAGGGACAAGAACGCATCATTTTATGTTAGAATTGGGGGTCAGAAGTTGTTTCCTAACAATCATTGTGCATTGTTTCAGGTCAGGGCCAAAACTGGAACCAAGGATTTAATAACTATTATGATCAAGGATATGGAAATTACAATAGTGCCTATGGTGGTGATCAAAACTATAGTGGCTATGGCGGATATGATTATACTGGGTATAACTATGGGAACTATGGATATGGACAGGGATATGCAGACTAcagtggtaagaacatttaacttaattttatcAACCAATGGCATTACAATTCAGTGTTAACATACAATTCCATTCTGAAATTGTGTGTATAGGCTTTCCACTAATTAAAGTGTTTGGAGTTAAGCATTTGAATCATGTTACAATCATAGAGTGATTGTACTAACATTGTGGTGGTTATAAATGTACTAGGATGTATGGCTTATGAGTAGGTTATAATGggtactaaaatatattttaatatttttatttagcatGCAAAGATTTGTAGATTTAATAGTTTCTTAATGCGTTTGTAAAGAAACGATTTTGTAGAAAACTACCTTAATGAAATTTGTCTTCTCAAAATAGGCCAACAGAGCACTTATGGCAAGGCATCTCGAGGGGGTGGCAATCACCAAAATAATTACCAGCCATACTAAAGGAGACCATTGAAAAAAACAGGTGTGTATAAGAGTACAGGAAAACAGTAGAAATGtctaatttaatttaaagatcaatagacaaatgaaacgtaaaaacaaaatataatgtagcctgtttttactaaattgttgattttttttaattgctttataaGCCTGTTTTGCCTAAAGTGTCTATAGATCTTTAACTTTAAAGTCTTATCTCACTTTCTTTAGTACTGCAGAAAAACTTAAgagtttttctgtttgcttttgtgtACCAGGTGGTCTAGAggaataattaaacattttagaacTATTAACAGGTAAAGTACTGAAATGGGTACAACTTAAGGAAAACAAGAATGTTGTCTTCTAACTCTGACATTATACCTTGTTTGTACCCGCCAGCGGGAACTTCATTGCAGGCCGTGTGTCACCCTGACCACGTCTATCTCTGGGGGTCGCACGTTGCGGGCAGAGCGCAAGGCATACACCAGAAAACGCTGTCCTGTGGTATGGTCTCTTCCAACTTCATGTACCAGCGTAAAGATTAAAGTGGAAAACTTCAGACTTTggcttcttttttaatctttttggagATTAAGTGTCTAAACTTAACTTAAATGGTTTTTTACAGGAGTTAAAGTACATAAATGCCTTTTTACAGCTTAATCATTTTGGTCTTCTGTTTAGTGTTGTATTTCAATTGTGGAGCCTCATTTTAAGTGTTCATTCTTTTAAGATttaatgcttgctttttctttttatagctaaTAGTGAAATCTACAAACCAAAACAAGAACTTTTAAATCTGGGATATAAATTAAAGATCATATGCACAAATCAATTTATGTGCTTGTAATAAGCTTATTAGAAATTGGTGTTTATAATAGCATTTTGCTTGGGTTACTAGAGATGCTTCTAGTAGACCTTAATCTAGCATAGTTGAACATTTGAATATGGGAAGATTGTATTCCCAGATTCTTTCTtgaatatatttgaatttaatatCATTTGGGAACTCCAGGGTGAGTTTCTTAACTACCCAGACTGTATTTTCCTAATAAATATGCATATGATCTTTAATtattgaagaaaagaataaagtgagGACTTAAAACAGTTCATGAAAGTGGACCTTTAAAAGCTTGTCAGAGTTGCACACATCTAAtcgttattttgtttttgtttttaggaggAGTTGTTAAAGTAACCCATCTTGCAGGACGACATTGAAGATTGGTCTTCTGTTGATCTAAGATGATTATTTTGTAAAGACTTTCTAGTGTACAAGACACAATTGTGTCCAACTGTATATAGCTGCCaattagttttctttgtttttactttgtccTTTGCTATTTGTGTTATGACTCAATGTGGATTTgtttatacacattttatttgtatGATTTCATGTTAAACTTCAAATAAATGCTTCCTTATGTGATTGCTTTTCTGTGTCTGGTACTACATAGCtctgtaaaaatgtaatttaaaataagcaaTAATTAAGGCACAATTGGTTTTGTAGGGAGTATTGGTCCATAGGGAGAAACTGTGGTCCTTTATAAATAGCCAACATCATTCTCTTCCCCAATTTGTTAGATATATTCTATGATCTTAAGCCTTCATCTTCTCCCTGGTAAATGAGGTTTCTACCACACCTTTGAATAATGTTCCTTCCCCTCTGGTTATCTGAAGACTGTCCTGGGAGGAAGACCTAAGTGTTGTGATTAGGAGAAGCTTTCTAGTAGACCATGTTTCTTCTCGATTGTAATAAAACTGTTAGTGGCTCCTTTTGCTTTGTTCCTGTCTCTGGAAAGCCATTTTTGAGTTGCTAATTACTTTGGCTTTCATCAGTGGTCACTTAGAAAAAGCTTTGTAATCATGACACCATGACTATTTCTTGATAAAAATTTGCATGCACACAGGAAGGAGCACTGTAAAACTGGTAGGAGCTATGATTTAAGACCATTGAAAGTAGTGAGTAGTTACAAGTCAAGGATTTTGGCAGAAAGGTATGACTGGGCAAAAATTAGATTCAGATTTGAAATAGTGGCAAAGTAAGATTGAATTGTACTCTTCCCACAGCTACCACAAGACTgaacaaaacattttctgtttggACATTCTGAGGAAGTTGTATTACAGTTAACTGTTAATGCTTTGTGAGTTTAGGAAAAGCCATTATAGTAAATCTAATTTTTAACTGCATGAGTAGTTAAACATTTCCATattcagaaatagaaatagtGGAAAAAGTATCTTAGGTGTGTCAGTCCAAATGTCACTGAGTAATTACAGTGGACCCTCCTGGTGCATTGAGAAGAAACATCCAGATTTCAGAGGACCTGGATAAATGCTTTGAATTTTGCATTCAGTGTGGTTTCTTGGATTTGGGGACCTTTGCCTCACTGGGATTGGCATACATGTTCACAGGCAGAGTAGTTGATCCCACACAATGGGTGATCTCAACTGGTGTTTCTTACGCTGGTGAATCCCCCTTTTTAATTTGGTGCCTAC from Callithrix jacchus isolate 240 chromosome 3, calJac240_pri, whole genome shotgun sequence includes:
- the HNRNPDL gene encoding heterogeneous nuclear ribonucleoprotein D-like isoform X1, producing the protein MEVPPRLSHVPPPLFPSAPATLASRNLSHWRPRAPRQLAPLLPSLAASSARQGARRAQRHVTAQQPSRLAGGAAIKGGRRRRPDLFRRHFKSGSIQRSAAAAAATRTARQHPPADSSAAMEDMNEYSNIEEFAEGSKINASKNQQDDGKMFIGGLSWDTSKKDLTEYLSRFGEVVDCTIKTDPVTGRSRGFGFVLFKDAASVDKVLELKEHKLDGKLIDPKRAKALKGKEPPKKVFVGGLSPDTSEEQIKEYFGAFGEIENIELPMDTKTNERRGFCFITYTDEEPVKKLLESRYHQIGSGKCEIKVAQPKEVYRQQQQQQKGGRGAAAGGRGGTRGRGRGQGQNWNQGFNNYYDQGYGNYNSAYGGDQNYSGYGGYDYTGYNYGNYGYGQGYADYSGQQSTYGKASRGGGNHQNNYQPY
- the HNRNPDL gene encoding heterogeneous nuclear ribonucleoprotein D-like isoform X2, translating into MEVPPRLSHVPPPLFPSAPATLASRNLSHWRPRAPRQLAPLLPSLAASSARQGARRAQRHVTAQQPSRLAGGAAIKGGRRRRPDLFRRHFKSGSIQRSAAAAAATRTARQHPPADSSAAMEDMNEYSNIEEFAEGSKINASKNQQDDGKMFIGGLSWDTSKKDLTEYLSRFGEVVDCTIKTDPVTGRSRGFGFVLFKDAASVDKVLELKEHKLDGKLIDPKRAKALKGKEPPKKVFVGGLSPDTSEEQIKEYFGAFGEIENIELPMDTKTNERRGFCFITYTDEEPVKKLLESRYHQIGSGKCEIKVAQPKEVYRQQQQQQKGGRGAAAGGRGGTRGRGRGQQSTYGKASRGGGNHQNNYQPY